Proteins from one Desertifilum tharense IPPAS B-1220 genomic window:
- a CDS encoding sodium:proton antiporter, with product MGGVAVMWTLAQQTPLGNNPALENQTPGGIPELAIILIILLLIATAVALVTQRLRIPYVAGLVLAGLPITDVLSHRIGLDPSLVLNLFLPILIFEAAINTHMSRLRSTFKPVALLAGPGSIFSSAIIAVLVKFGLGIDWIPALLFGVILANTDTVSMIAVFKEIQVPSRLSAIVEGETLFNDAAALVSFNLILVVYATGSLTVLEGVKELLVVALGGGLVGAILGYLSLPIFVRLNDPLSSLLLTVALALGTFQIGQFLGVSGAVAVVMAGLIFGNLGLPRSSSASDRITLLSFWEYAGFGVNTFIFLLIGIEINPLTLWSILPSILLVILAYQLGRILSVYLLLAGLRWFDRPIPLPWQHVLFLGNIKGSLSMALALSIPLTLPGRDNIIELVFGAVLFSLVGQGLSLPGLVKRLNISRVSEVTEQAGKLQIQLIAAKAAQDELDSLLKSGVLPKAVYEELWASYQVRVAESERVLRDFYNQYRARQLKSDRSGLDAIRRRLLLAEKGAVSDALRKRIVPENLVQPYVKDLDEKLLSLEDD from the coding sequence TTGCCCTTGTTACTCAGCGGCTGCGAATTCCCTATGTTGCGGGTTTAGTGCTGGCCGGCCTACCGATTACGGATGTCTTGTCGCATCGAATTGGTTTAGACCCCTCTCTAGTTTTAAATCTTTTTCTGCCCATCCTGATTTTTGAAGCGGCAATCAATACGCATATGAGCCGTCTCCGCAGCACCTTTAAGCCAGTCGCGCTTTTAGCAGGGCCGGGTTCGATTTTTTCGTCAGCAATTATTGCAGTTTTGGTTAAATTCGGGTTGGGAATAGATTGGATTCCCGCATTGTTGTTCGGCGTGATTCTGGCAAATACAGATACAGTTTCTATGATTGCCGTCTTTAAGGAAATCCAGGTGCCTTCCCGCCTCTCTGCTATTGTCGAGGGAGAAACTCTCTTCAATGATGCGGCGGCTCTCGTTTCCTTCAATCTGATTTTAGTGGTTTATGCGACAGGTTCCCTCACCGTTTTGGAAGGTGTTAAGGAGTTGCTCGTGGTTGCCTTGGGTGGGGGACTGGTTGGGGCAATCTTGGGCTACTTAAGTTTGCCGATCTTTGTCCGCCTCAATGACCCCTTGAGTAGCCTATTGCTAACAGTAGCCTTGGCGTTAGGAACCTTTCAGATTGGGCAATTTTTGGGGGTATCCGGTGCAGTAGCGGTGGTCATGGCTGGACTCATTTTTGGTAATCTTGGGCTTCCTCGCAGTTCATCTGCCTCCGATCGCATTACTTTACTGAGTTTTTGGGAGTACGCAGGTTTCGGAGTTAATACGTTTATTTTTCTCCTGATTGGAATTGAGATTAATCCGTTGACACTGTGGAGCATTCTCCCATCCATCTTGCTGGTGATTTTGGCGTATCAACTGGGGCGAATTCTCTCAGTTTATTTGTTACTCGCAGGGCTGCGCTGGTTCGACCGCCCTATTCCTTTGCCCTGGCAGCATGTTCTGTTCTTGGGCAACATCAAAGGTTCTTTGTCAATGGCGCTGGCGCTGAGTATTCCGCTGACTTTGCCCGGACGAGACAACATTATTGAATTGGTCTTCGGCGCAGTGCTGTTTTCTCTAGTAGGGCAGGGATTAAGTTTACCGGGGTTAGTCAAGCGGCTAAACATTAGTCGAGTTTCAGAGGTGACGGAACAAGCCGGGAAGTTACAAATTCAGTTGATTGCGGCTAAGGCTGCTCAAGACGAACTCGATAGTTTACTCAAATCGGGTGTACTGCCGAAGGCTGTTTATGAGGAACTCTGGGCTTCCTATCAAGTCCGAGTCGCAGAGTCGGAACGGGTGTTGCGCGATTTTTATAATCAATATCGAGCTAGACAATTGAAGAGCGATCGCAGCGGGCTAGATGCCATTCGACGGCGACTGTTACTGGCAGAGAAAGGAGCCGTGAGCGATGCGCTTCGCAAGCGTATTGTCCCAGAAAACCTAGTGCAGCCTTATGTTAAAGATTTGGATGAGAAACTTCTATCGTTGGAAGATGACTAG